A portion of the Agelaius phoeniceus isolate bAgePho1 chromosome 29, bAgePho1.hap1, whole genome shotgun sequence genome contains these proteins:
- the TNFAIP8L1 gene encoding tumor necrosis factor alpha-induced protein 8-like protein 1, with the protein MDTFSTKNLALQAQKKLLSKMATKTIANAFIDDTSSEILDELYRATKEYTHNRKEAQKIIKNLIKIVMKLGVLYRNGQFSPEELLVMERFRKKVHTLAMTAVSFHQIDFTFDRRVMSSVLTECRDLLHQAVNGHLTAKSHSRINHVFNHFADYEFLSALYGPAEPYRTHLQRICEGVNKMLEEESI; encoded by the coding sequence ATGGACACCTTCAGCACCAAGAACTTGGCCCTGCAGGCCCAGAAGAAGCTCCTGAGCAAAATGGCCACCAAGACCATCGCCAACGCCTTCATCGACGACACCAGCAGCGAGATCCTGGATGAGCTGTACCGGGCCACCAAGGAGTACACCCACAACCGCAAGGAGGCCCAGAAGATCATCAAGAACCTCATCAAGATCGTCATGAAGCTGGGCGTCCTCTACCGCAACGGGCAGTTCAGCCCCGAGGAGCTGCTGGTCATGGAGCGCTTCCGCAAGAAGGTTCACACCTTGGCCATGACGGCCGTCAGCTTCCACCAGATAGACTTCACCTTCGACCGCAGGGTCATGTCCAGCGTGCTGACCGAGTGCCGGGACCTGCTGCACCAGGCGGTCAACGGGCACCTGACGGCCAAGTCGCACTCGCGCATCAACCACGTCTTCAACCACTTTGCGGACTACGAGTTCCTGTCGGCGCTGTACGGCCCGGCCGAGCCCTACCGCACCCACCTCCAGAGGATCTGCGAGGGGGTCAACAAgatgctggaggaggagagcatctga